A part of Paenarthrobacter sp. A20 genomic DNA contains:
- a CDS encoding VOC family protein — MDQRLHFLTFATKDLDAARAFYKDGLGWDPAMDVPGEILFFQIAPGLMLGLFDAEKFDQDLGAAAPTAGVSGVTLSHNVGSPAEVASTIDALVAAGATVVKPAQAGAFGGIFHGHVKDPNGIVWEIAHNPGWGINDDGTVVFG; from the coding sequence ATGGACCAGCGACTGCATTTCCTCACGTTCGCCACCAAGGATCTCGACGCCGCGCGCGCCTTCTATAAGGACGGGCTCGGTTGGGATCCGGCCATGGACGTCCCTGGCGAAATCCTCTTCTTCCAGATCGCGCCGGGACTGATGCTCGGCCTGTTCGACGCCGAAAAGTTCGACCAGGACCTCGGCGCCGCTGCACCGACGGCGGGAGTCAGCGGCGTGACGCTGTCGCACAACGTCGGCAGCCCTGCGGAAGTCGCCAGCACCATCGATGCCTTGGTGGCGGCTGGCGCAACGGTGGTGAAGCCTGCGCAGGCGGGCGCGTTTGGCGGCATCTTCCACGGCCACGTCAAGGATCCGAACGGCATCGTCTGGGAGATCGCCCACAACCCCGGCTGGGGAATCAACGACGACGGCACGGTGGTTTTCGGATGA
- a CDS encoding DinB family protein, translating into MSALPQTFADDVINQDARTQFDTFLDEHRRALNASLDGLTEEQARRRLVASRTTLLGLVKHATFVEKVWFDEAITRRSRADIGIPASPDESFILDDHDTIASIQAAHLEACEASRRAAAALALDDLLLGNRRGPLPLRWVYLHMLRELAQHCGHADILREQITG; encoded by the coding sequence ATGAGTGCACTGCCGCAGACGTTCGCCGATGACGTCATCAACCAGGACGCCCGGACCCAGTTCGATACGTTTCTGGACGAGCATCGCAGGGCCCTCAACGCATCCCTCGATGGACTCACTGAAGAACAAGCACGACGGCGGTTGGTCGCCTCGCGTACAACGCTTCTGGGCTTGGTGAAGCATGCGACCTTCGTGGAGAAGGTGTGGTTCGACGAAGCCATCACGCGAAGGTCCAGAGCGGATATTGGCATCCCGGCGTCGCCTGATGAGTCGTTCATCCTGGACGACCACGACACCATAGCCAGCATTCAAGCGGCTCACTTGGAAGCGTGCGAGGCGTCCCGGCGCGCGGCCGCTGCGCTTGCCCTCGACGATCTGCTGCTGGGAAACCGCCGCGGCCCACTCCCCCTCCGCTGGGTCTACCTCCACATGCTGCGGGAGCTCGCGCAGCACTGCGGGCACGCAGATATTTTGCGGGAGCAGATCACCGGGTAG
- a CDS encoding DUF222 domain-containing protein has translation MEETGQFSALRAESSPAVAALTAVRSRRFLSRPELHKAGFKDSTATVTWTGRFHGAGLPNSKAKSAQASSLTSPAPADVSAQNTGSIPKPQRNPQTGQGAKSAQPIQRFDTQRPDPKASAGRDLMALLIDSAALLDSARLSAADEASLLGFVEAADFAGKVEEISRSVEYLQIIAAHAVERTRLEAQNSRPGSSAAAPEWRTGWSDQATGTTVPGATVPGAASVLDDGYRNAAEFLRARLRIGIGEARRRLALAAEVLPQKSMTGQEIPARRGMLAEALGSALVPSRSATIISTALDKVRNLTDQDTITRMEHALTTTAVETDPDFVTTMTKRWADRIDHDGPEPSEEILHQLQGAFLRRRRRHGLHHLEIFATDEQIETLTTTMNAATNPRLTNSNRPVTGTGPDLDRRSRAQKLLDGLTGACALAMTTGKLPSNGGLRPQLTVTIDHRDLLEQLTGTGHHQPGTRTQTGTSTGTGTFIGTGTATGIGTGTDRLNTGTATFTGPIHPNTIRKIACDADIIPVLLGSDSRVLDIGRTTRIFPPHIRKAITARDGGCAFPDCTMPAPWCEAHHTTYWTHGGTTSTENGTLLCSHHHHLIHKELWRIDMTTGVPWFIPPPHIDPHQTPRRNHHHTPHRT, from the coding sequence ATGGAAGAAACGGGGCAGTTTTCGGCGCTCAGGGCGGAATCGTCCCCTGCTGTGGCTGCCTTGACCGCTGTCCGGTCACGACGCTTCTTGAGCAGGCCGGAATTGCATAAGGCCGGGTTCAAGGATTCGACGGCGACCGTCACCTGGACCGGCCGCTTCCACGGCGCTGGGCTGCCAAACAGTAAGGCCAAGTCCGCCCAGGCTTCATCGCTAACGAGCCCCGCCCCGGCCGACGTTTCGGCCCAAAACACAGGATCGATCCCTAAACCTCAGCGGAATCCCCAGACCGGCCAGGGCGCAAAGTCTGCTCAGCCGATCCAACGTTTCGACACTCAGCGTCCTGATCCCAAGGCATCTGCCGGGCGGGACCTGATGGCGCTTCTTATAGACAGCGCTGCACTTCTGGACTCCGCACGCTTGTCCGCTGCCGACGAGGCTTCTCTGTTGGGGTTTGTTGAGGCTGCTGATTTTGCCGGCAAGGTCGAAGAGATTTCCCGATCGGTGGAGTACTTACAGATCATCGCAGCCCACGCGGTGGAACGGACCCGGCTTGAGGCACAAAACTCCCGGCCGGGGTCCTCGGCAGCAGCGCCGGAATGGCGGACGGGCTGGAGTGACCAAGCCACGGGCACAACGGTTCCGGGGGCAACAGTTCCGGGGGCGGCTAGTGTCTTGGATGACGGGTACCGGAACGCAGCCGAGTTCCTGCGGGCCCGGTTGCGGATCGGCATCGGCGAGGCCCGTCGCAGGCTTGCCCTCGCCGCCGAGGTCCTCCCCCAAAAGAGCATGACCGGGCAGGAAATCCCGGCCCGCCGCGGAATGCTCGCCGAGGCCCTCGGATCGGCTTTGGTGCCGTCCCGGTCCGCGACCATCATCAGCACCGCCCTGGACAAAGTCCGGAACCTCACCGACCAGGACACCATCACCCGGATGGAACACGCCCTGACCACCACCGCGGTGGAGACCGACCCGGACTTCGTCACCACAATGACCAAACGCTGGGCCGACAGGATCGACCACGACGGCCCCGAACCCTCCGAAGAAATCCTCCACCAACTCCAAGGCGCGTTCCTCCGCCGCCGACGCCGCCACGGACTCCACCACCTCGAAATCTTCGCCACCGACGAACAAATCGAAACCCTCACCACCACCATGAACGCCGCCACCAACCCCCGACTCACCAACAGCAACAGACCAGTCACAGGCACCGGCCCGGACCTGGACCGCCGCTCCCGGGCACAGAAACTCCTCGACGGCCTCACCGGCGCCTGCGCCCTCGCCATGACCACCGGGAAACTACCCTCCAACGGCGGACTCCGCCCCCAACTCACCGTCACCATCGACCACCGCGACCTCCTCGAACAACTCACCGGCACCGGCCACCACCAGCCCGGCACCAGGACACAAACCGGCACAAGCACCGGCACCGGCACGTTCATAGGGACAGGCACAGCCACCGGCATAGGAACAGGCACCGATCGCTTGAACACCGGCACCGCAACATTCACCGGCCCGATCCACCCGAACACCATCCGCAAAATCGCCTGCGACGCCGACATCATCCCCGTCCTGCTCGGCAGCGACTCCCGCGTCCTGGACATCGGCCGGACCACCCGGATCTTCCCACCCCACATCCGCAAAGCCATCACCGCCCGCGACGGCGGCTGCGCCTTCCCCGACTGCACCATGCCCGCACCCTGGTGCGAAGCCCACCACACCACCTACTGGACCCACGGCGGCACCACATCAACAGAAAACGGCACCCTGCTCTGCAGCCACCACCACCACCTCATCCACAAAGAACTATGGAGGATCGACATGACAACCGGGGTCCCCTGGTTCATCCCCCCACCCCACATCGACCCCCACCAAACACCCCGACGCAACCACCACCACACACCCCACAGAACATAA
- a CDS encoding GNAT family N-acetyltransferase produces the protein MTLADLDVMSSMLGDPLVMTYYPAPKTRDEAAAWIEWNRDNYARHGYGLWIVETPLVRTVMGVELT, from the coding sequence ATGACCCTTGCTGATCTTGACGTGATGAGCTCGATGCTTGGTGATCCCCTGGTGATGACGTACTACCCTGCACCAAAAACCCGTGACGAAGCAGCAGCCTGGATCGAGTGGAACCGGGACAACTACGCCCGCCACGGGTACGGGTTGTGGATTGTCGAAACACCCTTGGTGCGGACGGTGATGGGTGTGGAGTTGACCTAG
- a CDS encoding cupin domain-containing protein has translation MCNSFPGATAVSEVSIYDWPGMDGAAGGSPHLHTASTEAYVVQQGTGRLETLDSRGFTSTPLAPGTVVWFTPGTVHRAINDSGDLRVLVVMQNAGLPENGDAVMTFPPEHLVDVKAYSRAASLPSRDADGGDAAAEAAARRRRDLALEGYLELKAAVLESGVAALADFHASAAQLVSGKTGAWRGYLAGGAQRQAGLTGQQLESLESMESFYLQDARTTMGERKTRRIYGMCGRIQAWELSETANAGT, from the coding sequence GTGTGCAACTCGTTCCCGGGCGCCACAGCGGTTTCTGAGGTCAGCATTTACGACTGGCCCGGGATGGACGGTGCGGCCGGCGGCTCTCCGCATCTGCACACGGCGTCCACCGAGGCGTACGTGGTGCAGCAGGGGACCGGCCGCCTGGAGACCCTCGACTCGCGCGGTTTCACGTCCACTCCGCTTGCACCCGGGACGGTGGTCTGGTTTACGCCGGGCACAGTGCACCGCGCCATCAATGACAGCGGTGACCTCAGGGTCCTGGTGGTCATGCAGAATGCAGGGCTGCCAGAGAATGGCGACGCCGTGATGACCTTCCCGCCCGAGCACCTGGTGGACGTCAAGGCCTACTCACGTGCCGCTTCCCTTCCTTCCCGGGACGCCGACGGCGGTGACGCGGCTGCGGAGGCGGCCGCGCGCCGTCGTCGGGACCTGGCTTTGGAGGGGTACCTGGAGCTGAAAGCGGCTGTACTTGAGTCAGGAGTCGCGGCGCTCGCCGATTTTCATGCGTCCGCCGCCCAGTTGGTGAGCGGCAAGACCGGCGCCTGGCGGGGGTATTTGGCCGGGGGCGCGCAACGCCAGGCGGGTTTGACGGGGCAGCAGTTGGAGTCTCTCGAATCAATGGAAAGTTTCTACTTGCAAGATGCGAGGACTACGATGGGCGAACGGAAAACCCGCAGGATCTATGGCATGTGTGGCCGGATCCAGGCGTGGGAACTTTCCGAAACTGCAAACGCCGGGACGTGA
- a CDS encoding LysR family transcriptional regulator translates to MEIRLLRSFVAVAETGNFGLAAKSLSTTQSNLTKQIQFLERQAGSLLFTRGRHGATLTNAGEVLLADAIDLVRRADALAQRMERVAGGAEGVLNVGFGMSAIDVAPRAVADFRTKHPTIDIGLEDMSSSAQFDALRSGALGIGFVRLPAPQDIATRMIRRDRLALAIPSADPVPPSTRESLREYLDGCSVIRLDPERGPGLAAQTGMLFTDLGAHPHVLYQTSDLLTVLALVAAGAGPAIVPESTSAIIPEGVQLVPLHLESSMWSIGTAWLVGTKDPLVPLFLQSVEFLQSVEAHGP, encoded by the coding sequence ATGGAAATACGGCTATTGCGATCCTTTGTTGCCGTCGCGGAGACCGGGAATTTCGGGCTGGCAGCGAAGTCGCTCTCCACCACCCAATCCAATCTGACCAAGCAGATCCAGTTCCTGGAGCGGCAAGCCGGGAGCCTGTTGTTCACCCGGGGACGACACGGGGCAACGCTGACCAATGCCGGTGAAGTACTGCTTGCCGATGCGATTGACCTGGTGCGCAGGGCGGATGCGCTCGCCCAGCGAATGGAACGTGTGGCAGGTGGAGCAGAAGGTGTGCTGAACGTCGGATTCGGCATGTCGGCGATCGACGTTGCCCCGCGCGCCGTGGCCGATTTCCGGACCAAACACCCCACGATCGATATCGGGCTGGAAGACATGTCATCGTCGGCGCAGTTCGATGCACTCCGCAGCGGGGCCCTCGGTATCGGATTCGTTCGCCTGCCGGCCCCACAAGATATTGCCACCCGGATGATTCGCCGCGATCGCCTGGCCCTTGCGATTCCCAGCGCAGACCCGGTCCCCCCATCCACGCGTGAATCACTCCGGGAGTACCTCGACGGCTGCTCCGTCATCCGTCTGGATCCGGAACGCGGCCCCGGCCTGGCGGCTCAAACCGGCATGCTGTTCACGGACCTTGGCGCACATCCACATGTCCTGTACCAAACGTCGGACCTGCTCACAGTGCTGGCGCTCGTCGCCGCCGGAGCCGGCCCCGCCATAGTTCCGGAGAGCACCTCCGCCATCATTCCTGAAGGCGTACAGCTGGTGCCTCTCCACCTCGAGTCCTCGATGTGGAGCATCGGAACCGCTTGGCTGGTCGGAACCAAGGACCCTCTAGTGCCCCTGTTCCTGCAATCCGTCGAGTTCCTGCAATCCGTGGAGGCTCACGGCCCCTAA
- a CDS encoding PmoA family protein — protein MATSTQTSLTDTLSYIDDGRSLTFKVGAQAIATYTYHATDEQYESPRPFFHPLTTLEGDEVTISRPWDHVWHKGLSWALPNVGDHNFWGGATYTRETGYANLDNNGAMNHQAFTSIEESGSGITATESLLWTGQPAQGGQEGAPLIKERRRFSVQILPADNAWALLFETTMDNVSGAEIGIGSPTTEGRDNAGYGGLFWRGPRSFTGGEFRSESGAGADEFMGTRSPWIAFTGQHDATCRKSSIMFVEDQANPGASNQWFARSSMFACLGSAPFFSEVVPLKEGKPLTYRYAVVIADGSLADHQAAALADAAAAALDGWV, from the coding sequence ATGGCCACCTCAACGCAGACCTCACTGACCGATACCCTCAGCTACATCGACGACGGCCGCTCCCTGACCTTTAAGGTCGGGGCCCAGGCCATCGCCACGTACACGTACCACGCCACGGACGAGCAGTACGAAAGCCCGCGTCCCTTCTTCCACCCACTGACCACCTTGGAAGGGGACGAGGTCACCATTTCAAGGCCATGGGACCATGTGTGGCACAAGGGCCTTTCGTGGGCGTTGCCGAATGTGGGCGACCACAATTTCTGGGGCGGAGCCACGTACACCCGGGAGACCGGCTACGCGAACCTGGACAACAACGGGGCCATGAACCACCAGGCCTTCACGAGCATTGAGGAGTCCGGGTCAGGAATCACTGCCACGGAATCCCTGCTCTGGACTGGACAGCCGGCCCAGGGCGGGCAGGAGGGCGCACCCCTGATCAAGGAAAGGCGTCGCTTTAGCGTCCAGATCCTCCCAGCCGACAACGCGTGGGCGCTCCTGTTCGAAACCACCATGGACAACGTCTCCGGCGCTGAGATCGGCATCGGCAGCCCCACCACGGAAGGCCGCGACAACGCAGGATATGGCGGACTGTTCTGGCGCGGGCCGCGCTCCTTCACTGGCGGCGAATTCCGCTCCGAATCCGGGGCCGGGGCTGATGAGTTCATGGGCACCCGCTCGCCGTGGATCGCCTTTACCGGGCAGCACGACGCAACGTGCCGGAAGTCCAGCATCATGTTCGTCGAAGACCAAGCCAACCCGGGCGCTTCCAACCAATGGTTCGCCCGCTCTTCCATGTTTGCCTGCCTCGGCTCAGCGCCGTTCTTCAGTGAAGTAGTCCCGCTGAAGGAGGGCAAACCGCTCACGTACCGGTACGCCGTCGTGATTGCCGACGGTTCCCTCGCCGACCACCAAGCTGCCGCCCTTGCCGACGCTGCCGCAGCCGCGCTGGACGGTTGGGTCTAA
- a CDS encoding LacI family DNA-binding transcriptional regulator: protein MVTKQDSGRATISEIAREAGVSVPTVSKVLNGHAHVAAATRAKVEEIIAKRDYARRPAKRSKKAGLIDLVFPGMGSEWACEIIEGVERVAQEAGYGTVVSSLSLDGSRIRPWLANLAERKSDGVLLAVYELDSKQIQRIKSLGIPVILIDPVGQPGPDLMTVGAANWDGAFSATEHLLKLGHTRIGMIGGREDLQCSGAREDGYVAALRRAGLDVDPSLMVPGDFSTESGARGTEALLALPERPTAIFTGNDAQALGAYRAARSAGLRIPEDLSIIGFDDIPAAEWIEPGLTTIRQPVVQMAETAMRALLRHLEGDEELPQRIELGTELVVRGSTAAPAS from the coding sequence ATGGTGACCAAGCAGGACTCGGGGCGGGCTACGATCAGCGAGATCGCGCGCGAGGCCGGAGTGTCCGTGCCTACGGTTTCCAAGGTCCTTAACGGCCATGCCCACGTCGCCGCAGCCACGCGGGCGAAGGTGGAAGAGATCATCGCCAAGCGTGACTACGCCCGCCGGCCGGCCAAGCGCAGCAAGAAAGCCGGGCTCATTGACCTGGTGTTCCCTGGCATGGGCTCGGAGTGGGCGTGCGAAATCATCGAAGGCGTGGAGCGCGTGGCCCAGGAAGCCGGTTACGGAACGGTGGTCAGCAGCCTGTCGCTGGATGGCTCGCGCATTCGACCATGGCTGGCCAACCTTGCGGAGCGAAAGTCCGACGGCGTCTTGCTCGCCGTCTATGAACTGGACTCCAAGCAGATCCAGCGCATCAAGTCCCTAGGCATTCCCGTGATCCTCATCGACCCTGTCGGGCAGCCGGGGCCGGACCTCATGACCGTGGGGGCCGCCAACTGGGACGGGGCGTTCTCGGCCACCGAGCACTTGTTGAAGCTTGGTCACACCCGGATCGGCATGATCGGTGGGCGTGAGGATCTTCAGTGCAGCGGTGCCCGTGAGGATGGGTATGTGGCGGCGCTGCGCCGTGCCGGGCTTGATGTCGATCCTTCGTTGATGGTGCCAGGCGATTTCTCCACCGAATCCGGGGCCCGGGGGACCGAGGCCCTGCTGGCACTCCCCGAACGGCCCACAGCGATCTTCACCGGCAACGATGCGCAGGCCCTTGGGGCGTACCGCGCCGCGCGTTCGGCCGGGCTAAGGATTCCCGAGGACCTCTCCATCATTGGCTTCGACGACATTCCCGCCGCGGAATGGATCGAGCCAGGCCTGACCACCATCCGCCAGCCAGTGGTCCAGATGGCAGAAACCGCCATGCGCGCGCTGCTCCGGCACCTCGAAGGTGATGAGGAATTGCCGCAGCGCATCGAGCTGGGAACTGAGCTGGTGGTGAGGGGCTCGACGGCGGCGCCGGCGTCTTAG
- a CDS encoding Gfo/Idh/MocA family protein — translation MQTYRVAIVGTGGIAAVHASNLARTDNRAELVAACDVDDARLQAFGDEHGIVGRYQSLTELLAEAKPDIVHLCTPPMMHIDQAIECLEAGAHVLSEKPPALSLADFDRLNDAQAKGGAQFSCVFQHRFGDASTAARTLIGGSDFGRPLVARCDTLWYRPDEYFDLPWRGTWKAEGGGPTMGHGIHQFDLLLHLLGPWEEVSAIASRQARATSTEDFSAALVRFGNGAAATVINSLLSPRETSDIRVDCEFATIELSHLYGYGTKDWTITAAPGHEDAVSEAWTGQPLERGSGHSAQFLAMYDALDAGLPLPAGADSARQTLEFAAAIYASAFTGRPVRRGEIVPGHAFYEGMDGEGRGTRVLASTVRL, via the coding sequence ATGCAGACGTACCGAGTGGCCATCGTGGGCACGGGCGGCATCGCAGCAGTTCACGCATCCAACCTGGCCCGCACCGACAACCGGGCCGAGCTCGTGGCCGCGTGCGACGTCGACGACGCACGCCTCCAGGCCTTTGGCGATGAACACGGCATAGTCGGCCGCTACCAGAGCCTCACCGAGTTGCTGGCTGAGGCAAAACCAGACATCGTGCATCTCTGCACCCCGCCGATGATGCACATTGACCAGGCGATTGAGTGCCTCGAGGCCGGCGCGCATGTCCTTTCCGAGAAGCCTCCGGCCCTGAGCCTGGCCGACTTTGACCGGCTCAACGACGCACAAGCCAAGGGTGGCGCCCAGTTCTCGTGCGTCTTCCAGCACCGCTTCGGCGACGCCTCAACCGCGGCCCGAACCCTGATCGGCGGCAGCGATTTCGGCCGCCCGCTCGTGGCCCGCTGCGACACCCTCTGGTACCGGCCCGATGAATACTTCGACCTGCCGTGGCGGGGCACTTGGAAAGCCGAGGGCGGCGGGCCCACCATGGGCCACGGCATCCACCAGTTCGATCTCCTCCTCCACCTGCTCGGTCCGTGGGAAGAGGTCAGCGCGATCGCTTCCAGGCAAGCCCGCGCCACGTCCACCGAGGACTTCTCTGCCGCGCTGGTCCGCTTCGGGAATGGCGCCGCCGCCACCGTCATCAACTCCCTGCTCTCCCCGCGGGAAACCTCGGACATCCGCGTCGACTGCGAGTTCGCCACCATTGAACTCAGCCACCTCTACGGCTACGGCACCAAGGACTGGACCATCACGGCAGCGCCCGGACACGAGGACGCCGTGTCGGAGGCCTGGACCGGGCAACCATTGGAGCGCGGAAGCGGCCACTCAGCGCAATTCCTCGCCATGTATGACGCGCTCGACGCCGGACTGCCCCTCCCAGCCGGCGCGGACTCAGCGCGCCAAACCCTGGAGTTCGCTGCCGCGATTTACGCATCGGCCTTTACCGGCCGCCCCGTGCGCCGCGGAGAAATCGTCCCCGGCCATGCCTTCTACGAGGGGATGGACGGCGAAGGGCGCGGCACCCGCGTCCTCGCCTCCACAGTCCGCCTGTAA
- a CDS encoding glycoside hydrolase family 3 N-terminal domain-containing protein, which translates to MSTGAADQQALARVPASDVVEHLIREMTLEEKLAQLVGVWVNASTDGDSVAPLQNQMAGDTRSWEEIIADGLGQITRMYGTVPVEPAEGARRLAAAQEQIMAASRFGIPAQVHEECLAGLAAWKATAFPVPLAWGATFNPGLVQVMAARIGTSMRALGVHQGLAPVLDVVRDLRWGRVEETIGEDPYLVGTVATAYVQGLESTGIVATLKHFVGYSASQAGRNHAPVSMGPREMADVMVPPFEMAIRHGGARSVMHAYTDVDGVPAAANRALLTGLLREEWGFAGTVVADYFGVAFLDLTHGVAADSGDAAVLALSAGVDVELPTVNCFGEPLLRRIREGALDESVVDGALRRVLTQKADLGLLSPDFPAAPPVLSSVNESDPLELDPPANRVLARELATQSLVLLSNREFKGSPALPLDPAASLGVVGPLAEDPFAMLGCYSFDAHVGASHPEVPMGISVPSVAAVAAGRFGTVTTSVTGNCEAATEKQIAEACQVASSVDTCVVVVGDNAGLFGRGTSGEGNDAADLRLPGDQHQMLDQVLASCEASGTRAVVVVLSGRPYALGAFVDRADAIVQGFFPGEEGGSALWDVLTGVANPSGKLPVSVPRSPGGQPGTYLHSKLAGPSGVSALDPSPLFGFGHGLSYTTFELSDHQCSAPTMSTSDSVTVSCTVTNTGSRGGAEVVQLYLEDPVGEVVRPVRELIGYARVELEAGASAVVDFVVHADRTSFTGLDLHRVVTPGLVKLYVSTSSTADVASHEVILHGPRRVVGFEREMLTPVEVRRG; encoded by the coding sequence GTGAGCACCGGCGCCGCCGATCAGCAAGCACTTGCCCGCGTTCCCGCGTCGGACGTCGTTGAGCACCTCATCCGTGAAATGACCCTCGAGGAAAAGCTCGCCCAGCTTGTGGGAGTGTGGGTCAACGCTTCCACCGACGGCGATTCCGTTGCCCCACTGCAGAACCAGATGGCCGGCGATACGCGCTCCTGGGAGGAGATCATCGCCGATGGACTGGGCCAGATCACACGCATGTACGGCACCGTTCCGGTGGAACCCGCCGAAGGCGCGCGCCGGCTGGCCGCCGCACAGGAGCAGATCATGGCCGCGTCCCGTTTCGGGATTCCGGCGCAGGTTCACGAGGAATGCCTGGCGGGTCTGGCCGCTTGGAAAGCGACCGCCTTCCCGGTGCCCCTGGCGTGGGGCGCCACGTTCAACCCTGGTTTGGTGCAGGTAATGGCGGCCCGGATTGGTACGAGCATGCGGGCCCTGGGCGTGCATCAAGGCTTGGCTCCGGTGCTGGATGTGGTGCGGGATCTCCGGTGGGGCCGCGTGGAGGAAACCATCGGCGAGGACCCGTATCTGGTAGGAACCGTGGCCACCGCCTACGTCCAAGGGCTGGAATCCACCGGCATCGTCGCCACACTCAAACACTTCGTGGGCTACTCAGCCTCCCAGGCTGGCCGCAACCACGCGCCCGTCTCCATGGGCCCCCGCGAAATGGCCGACGTCATGGTGCCGCCGTTTGAAATGGCGATCCGCCACGGCGGTGCGCGTTCCGTGATGCACGCCTATACCGACGTCGACGGCGTACCGGCCGCCGCGAACCGCGCCCTGTTGACCGGGCTGCTTCGTGAGGAATGGGGCTTCGCCGGGACAGTGGTGGCAGACTACTTCGGCGTCGCATTCCTGGACCTCACGCACGGCGTGGCCGCAGATTCCGGCGACGCCGCGGTGCTGGCCCTGAGTGCCGGCGTCGACGTTGAACTCCCTACGGTGAACTGCTTCGGCGAGCCGCTGCTGCGTCGCATCCGGGAAGGCGCGCTGGACGAATCTGTTGTGGATGGAGCCCTGCGCCGGGTCCTGACGCAGAAGGCCGACCTGGGGCTGTTGTCGCCCGATTTCCCGGCGGCTCCTCCGGTACTCTCCAGCGTCAACGAGTCCGATCCACTTGAGCTGGATCCCCCGGCAAACCGGGTGTTGGCCCGCGAATTGGCGACGCAATCGTTGGTGTTGCTGAGCAACCGGGAGTTCAAGGGGTCTCCGGCGCTGCCACTTGATCCGGCTGCTTCGCTGGGTGTTGTTGGACCGCTGGCCGAGGACCCTTTCGCGATGCTGGGCTGCTACTCCTTCGACGCTCACGTGGGGGCTTCCCATCCAGAGGTTCCCATGGGTATTTCCGTCCCCTCCGTGGCAGCTGTTGCCGCTGGACGGTTTGGCACCGTGACCACGTCCGTCACCGGCAACTGTGAAGCGGCCACGGAAAAGCAGATCGCCGAAGCGTGCCAGGTGGCATCCTCAGTGGACACGTGCGTGGTGGTGGTTGGCGACAACGCTGGGCTGTTCGGCCGGGGTACCTCCGGTGAAGGAAACGACGCCGCCGATCTCCGGCTTCCCGGCGACCAACATCAGATGCTGGACCAAGTCCTGGCTTCGTGTGAGGCCTCCGGGACTCGTGCCGTGGTGGTGGTCCTGAGTGGACGCCCGTATGCCTTGGGCGCCTTTGTTGACCGCGCCGACGCGATCGTCCAGGGCTTCTTCCCCGGCGAAGAGGGCGGTTCCGCCCTGTGGGACGTTCTGACCGGCGTCGCCAATCCCTCCGGAAAGCTCCCGGTCTCAGTGCCCCGTTCCCCCGGCGGCCAGCCCGGCACCTACCTGCATTCGAAGCTCGCCGGACCCAGCGGGGTCAGCGCGCTGGATCCTTCGCCGCTGTTCGGCTTCGGGCATGGCCTGTCCTATACGACGTTTGAACTTTCCGATCACCAATGCAGCGCTCCCACGATGTCGACGTCGGATTCGGTCACCGTCAGCTGCACGGTCACCAACACGGGTTCCCGTGGTGGTGCCGAGGTTGTGCAGCTGTACCTGGAGGATCCGGTGGGCGAAGTGGTTCGTCCCGTTCGCGAGCTGATCGGCTACGCCCGCGTCGAGTTGGAAGCCGGTGCGTCCGCCGTCGTCGATTTTGTGGTGCATGCGGACCGTACGTCTTTCACCGGACTGGACCTCCACCGTGTGGTGACTCCCGGGCTGGTGAAGCTGTATGTTTCGACGTCCAGCACTGCCGATGTTGCTTCCCACGAGGTCATCCTGCACGGGCCGCGGCGTGTGGTGGGGTTCGAGCGGGAGATGCTGACGCCGGTGGAGGTGCGGCGGGGCTAG